In Erpetoichthys calabaricus chromosome 2, fErpCal1.3, whole genome shotgun sequence, a genomic segment contains:
- the ins gene encoding insulin, with product MAFLQVFFLLACLVLSSPQAANAAANRHLCGSHLVEALYLVCGDRGFFYIPSKMKRDTESSFGLLSGKTGSETEMDDFPFKQQQGQAKAKRGIVEQCCDTPCSLYDLENYCN from the exons ATGGCCTTTCTTCAAGTCTTCTTCTTGCTTGCCTGTCTCGTCCTCTCTTCCCCACAGGCTGCCAACGCAGCCGCTAACCGGCACCTTTGTGGCTCTCATCTGGTGGAGGCACTTTACTTAGTTTGTGGAGACCGAGGTTTCTTCTATATTCCTAGCAAAATGAAGAGAGACACTGAATCAAGCTTCG GTTTGCTTTCTGGAAAGACTGGATCAGAGACAGAAATGGACGATTTtccatttaaacaacaacaagGCCAGGCCAAAGCAAAGCGAGGCATCGTTGAACAATGCTGTGACACACCCTGCTCCTTGTATGACTTGGAAAATTACTGCAACTAA